The following proteins are co-located in the Fusobacteria bacterium ZRK30 genome:
- a CDS encoding MFS transporter gives MEKNRKNIMVISYIMFAYMGIAFLSQGSLKLEMADSFGITTSKLQYLFTVFSTASMITVIANKVFLDIVPLKLEVILSSLFILVGTFFMILTKDVNIFMLGLILSGLGIGVYISLASYLIINTFTEDRNGKLNFLHFSYSISAVVTPIIAAALIGVSLSWNMVYTILLTLVAVIIFLGLRTDFSGVVHEKDEKNESDSAKWDFKVYLSAAMLFLYVFTEMIFSYWIVEYMVGKGAYGGEAKISLSIFWLFIAGGRLIAGKLGHKFTVINMVITLLVVALISYFTLMLVQGVWVTYIFVGLLGFGFSSLYPSIIALGTEGRKSISPSLMTFIMTSGSVGGIIYSPVSGWVSSNFNVMLTMGIGLITTILMLSISLFLKFKKK, from the coding sequence ATGGAAAAGAACAGAAAAAATATCATGGTAATATCATATATCATGTTTGCGTATATGGGGATAGCTTTTTTATCCCAAGGGTCCTTAAAATTAGAGATGGCAGACAGTTTTGGAATAACTACCTCAAAATTACAATACTTATTTACAGTATTTTCAACGGCAAGTATGATTACAGTGATTGCCAATAAGGTATTTTTAGATATAGTTCCACTAAAATTAGAGGTTATTTTATCCAGTTTATTTATATTGGTTGGAACATTTTTTATGATTTTGACAAAAGATGTAAATATATTTATGTTGGGATTAATACTGTCAGGTTTAGGGATAGGAGTATATATATCTTTGGCAAGTTATTTGATTATAAATACGTTTACTGAAGATAGAAATGGAAAACTTAATTTTTTACATTTTTCATATTCCATAAGTGCAGTAGTGACTCCTATTATAGCAGCAGCACTCATAGGGGTCAGTCTGAGCTGGAATATGGTATATACGATTCTTCTGACTTTGGTGGCCGTAATTATCTTCCTGGGTTTAAGGACTGACTTTAGTGGTGTTGTCCATGAAAAAGATGAAAAAAATGAATCTGACTCAGCTAAATGGGATTTTAAGGTATATTTATCAGCAGCAATGCTCTTTTTATATGTTTTTACAGAGATGATATTTTCATATTGGATAGTGGAATATATGGTAGGTAAAGGAGCCTATGGAGGGGAAGCTAAGATCTCACTTTCTATATTTTGGTTGTTTATAGCAGGTGGAAGACTGATAGCCGGGAAATTAGGTCATAAATTTACAGTGATCAATATGGTCATAACTCTATTGGTTGTGGCACTGATATCGTACTTTACTTTGATGCTGGTTCAAGGAGTTTGGGTAACCTATATCTTTGTAGGTCTTCTGGGATTTGGATTTTCAAGTTTATATCCGTCTATCATAGCTTTGGGGACTGAGGGAAGAAAAAGTATAAGCCCTAGTCTGATGACCTTTATAATGACTTCGGGGTCTGTAGGAGGGATAATATATTCTCCTGTCTCTGGATGGGTAAGCAGTAACTTTAATGTAATGTTAACTATGGGAATAGGATTAATAACGACTATATTGATGTTATCTATATCACTTTTTTTAAAATTCAAGAAAAAATGA
- a CDS encoding class I SAM-dependent methyltransferase has product MYKNFSKVYDIMMEYADYDGWKNIIEEKIERYGDSPKTILDLGCGTGEVLLRLISDYEMTGVDLSKEMVEIANRKIDSASFYVQDMRGLKLEKKHDVVISLFDTVNHLISLEGLKKTFSSVWENLNEDGLYIFDVVTRELMEEMFPGGNFIDDRGDIMIIWEHEEDIEEGIDYVDTTFFVKQKNGMFKKITEEYVKKIFTVDEIMNTAKEVGFQVVEVEENSELAGERIFFTLKK; this is encoded by the coding sequence ATGTATAAAAATTTTTCCAAAGTATACGATATAATGATGGAATATGCAGATTATGATGGATGGAAGAATATCATCGAAGAAAAGATTGAAAGGTATGGAGATTCTCCTAAAACTATCTTAGATTTAGGATGCGGGACAGGAGAAGTACTCCTCAGATTAATTTCTGATTATGAGATGACAGGAGTAGATCTATCCAAAGAGATGGTGGAAATAGCCAATAGAAAGATAGATTCAGCATCATTTTATGTGCAGGATATGAGGGGATTAAAATTAGAGAAAAAACATGATGTGGTTATCTCTCTTTTTGACACGGTAAATCATTTGATCTCTTTAGAGGGACTGAAAAAAACTTTTTCCAGTGTATGGGAAAATTTAAATGAAGATGGGCTCTATATATTTGATGTAGTTACCAGAGAACTGATGGAAGAGATGTTTCCAGGGGGGAACTTTATAGATGATAGGGGAGATATAATGATCATCTGGGAACATGAGGAAGATATAGAGGAAGGGATAGATTATGTGGATACTACTTTCTTTGTAAAACAAAAAAATGGGATGTTTAAAAAGATAACAGAGGAATATGTTAAGAAGATATTTACTGTGGATGAGATAATGAATACTGCTAAAGAAGTAGGGTTTCAAGTGGTAGAAGTAGAAGAAAACTCTGAATTAGCAGGAGAAAGAATATTCTTTACTCTTAAAAAATAA